Genomic DNA from Corynebacterium kroppenstedtii:
CACAACGTCTCGGGGGGCATATAGTTCAAGGCCATGTCGATGGAACAGCCCGGTTGCTCTCACGAGATCCTCACGATCGATGGGAGGTATTCCGTTTTAGTCTCCCATCAGATTTAGCTCGATATGTTGTTGAAAAGGGATCTATCGCGGTCAGTGGAACATCACTCACCGTCTCCGCGGTGGCACCTCCCGATACTGCCGACCCGTGGTTTGAGGTCTCATTAATCCCGACCACCCTGCGGGATACGATCCTCGGCTCACTCAGAGTGGCCGCCCCGGTCAACATCGAGGTCGATATTGTGGCTAAATACATCGAACGCAATGCCAATGTCCGGGGTTACGTCCACGCGTTGACCGATCCAGCAGATCAGCAGTCGAAATAATAGAAGACGGAAGCTAGAAAAGACGATGGAACAACATGCCGTGACTACACAACATAAAGATCTCGCACAGCCCCAGAGTCATTCCCCTTATCAACGCTCTGATTCTCAGGATTCACATATGTACCGTGGGAGTATCCAGCTCAACACCGTTGACGAGGCTATCCGCGACATCGCAGCAGGCAAGCCAGTGATCGTCGTCGATGACGAGGATCGTGAAAACGAAGGCGATATGATCATCGCCGCTGACCGTATTACTGCGACGTCGCTCGCGTTCATGGTGCGGTATTCATCGGGGTATGTGTGTGTCGGAATGACTGACGACGACGCTGACCGGTGCGATCTCCCGCCCATGGTTACCCGAAACCAGGACAAGAAAAGCACAGCGTATACAGTCACAGTTGACGCGGCAGAAGGCGGAACCACCGGCATTTCAGCCACTGATCGTGCACACACCATTCGATTACTGGCGTCTCGTGATTCCGGGCCCGGGGATTTCACACGGCCTGGCCATGTGGTCCCTCTTCGAGCCCGACCGGGAGGAGTTCTTGTTCGTGCCGGGCATACCGAGGCTGCCGTTGATCTGGCGCGGCTTGCTCACCTCAATCCTGCCGGGGCACTCTGTGAGGTAGTGAGTGAAGAAGATCCCACTACCATGGCACGAGGACCCGAGCTACGTCGGTTCGCCGACGAGCATTCGCTCGTGATGATCTCCATCGACCAGCTCATTGCTTACCGACGGAACACGGAGCAACTCGTCGAACGCGTTGTGGAGACCACGCTTCCGACGTCGTATGGCCGTTTTACCGCCATCGGATATAGAAGCGTCATTGATGGACTAGAGCACGTAGCCCTCGTCGTCGGTGACCCTTCTGATAATGGTGGGGAAGATGTCCTCGTAAGAGTCCACTCTGAATGTCTCACCGGAGATGTTTTTGGCTCGCGCCGGTGTGACTGTGGCGATCAGCTCCATCAAGCAATGGAAGAGGTGTACAAGGAGGGACGCGGCGTCGTCCTATATATGCGTGGTCACGAGGGCCGGGGGATTGGTCTTCTGAACAAGTTGCAAGCCTATAAGCTGCAAGATGACGGTTATGACACTGTTGATGCCAATATTGAACTAGGTAAGCCAGCTGATGCTCGTGAATACGGGACCGGATCGGCAATATTGTCCGACCTCGGTGTCAAATCCATGATCCTCTTGTCCAATAATCCGACGAAACGAGCGGGGCTGAAGGGGCATGGCTTACGAATCAGTGGTCGTCGAAGTATTGAGGTCAATGTGTACCCCGAAAACCTCAACTATCTTCGCACTAAGCGTGACAAGATGGGTCACGATTTACCTAGTTTAAATGCGTGGGAGGCAGCTCACACCCCAGGGCACACCGAGCCTTCTGACAACCTGCACGATTAAAGGCGCATCAGGTCTACGTCTATCCTCCGTACTGTGAACGCGGACACCAACTCGCGCCAGCGCATGTCACTCCCGCACATACCACCGAAAGGAATAACTCATGAGTGGCGAGGGAAGCCCCACCATCACCATCGAACCCGGATCTGCACACGGACTCCGTGTCGCCATCGTTGTCTCGGAATGGAATCGAGACATTACCAATGAATTAGCATCTCAGGCACGACAAGCAGGGGAGACAACCGGGGCAGAGGTCACCGTCATTCCGGTTGTCGGTGCACTCGAAATCCCCGTCGTCGTCAAGAAAGCCACCCAAGCGTATGACGCGGTCGTAGCCCTGGGCTGTGTCATCCAAGGGGGAACGCCCCACTTTGACCACGTATGTAACGCGGTGACATATGGATTGACGAAAATTGCCGTGGAGACAGACATACCCGTGGGAAACGGTGTTCTTACTTGCACCACTCATGAACAAGCCGTCGACCGGGCTGGTGGCCCGACAGCGCATGAAAACAAAGGTGCTGAGGCCATGATTGCTGCCATTCATACTG
This window encodes:
- the ribH gene encoding 6,7-dimethyl-8-ribityllumazine synthase; the encoded protein is MSGEGSPTITIEPGSAHGLRVAIVVSEWNRDITNELASQARQAGETTGAEVTVIPVVGALEIPVVVKKATQAYDAVVALGCVIQGGTPHFDHVCNAVTYGLTKIAVETDIPVGNGVLTCTTHEQAVDRAGGPTAHENKGAEAMIAAIHTAQTLKKMKVD
- a CDS encoding riboflavin synthase — encoded protein: MFTGIVEALGTVVAIDRGAELPSDQAGDPSSNKERDTPDFIRITVDAPGVTDTLSRGDSLAVNGVCLTEAGHEGTAVIMDVMGETLDRTTLGDIRPGDQVNLERAVQPSQRLGGHIVQGHVDGTARLLSRDPHDRWEVFRFSLPSDLARYVVEKGSIAVSGTSLTVSAVAPPDTADPWFEVSLIPTTLRDTILGSLRVAAPVNIEVDIVAKYIERNANVRGYVHALTDPADQQSK
- a CDS encoding bifunctional 3,4-dihydroxy-2-butanone-4-phosphate synthase/GTP cyclohydrolase II codes for the protein MYRGSIQLNTVDEAIRDIAAGKPVIVVDDEDRENEGDMIIAADRITATSLAFMVRYSSGYVCVGMTDDDADRCDLPPMVTRNQDKKSTAYTVTVDAAEGGTTGISATDRAHTIRLLASRDSGPGDFTRPGHVVPLRARPGGVLVRAGHTEAAVDLARLAHLNPAGALCEVVSEEDPTTMARGPELRRFADEHSLVMISIDQLIAYRRNTEQLVERVVETTLPTSYGRFTAIGYRSVIDGLEHVALVVGDPSDNGGEDVLVRVHSECLTGDVFGSRRCDCGDQLHQAMEEVYKEGRGVVLYMRGHEGRGIGLLNKLQAYKLQDDGYDTVDANIELGKPADAREYGTGSAILSDLGVKSMILLSNNPTKRAGLKGHGLRISGRRSIEVNVYPENLNYLRTKRDKMGHDLPSLNAWEAAHTPGHTEPSDNLHD